In Salvia splendens isolate huo1 unplaced genomic scaffold, SspV2 ctg434, whole genome shotgun sequence, one genomic interval encodes:
- the LOC121790180 gene encoding dof zinc finger protein 4-like — MGLSSKQVSGDQTLDWGQTFLQSAAAETSKPPPQAEALKCPRCASTNTKFCYYNNYNKSQPRHFCKSCKRHWTKGGTLRNILVGAARKNKRPRVSKPAKSPPAAAVSTGQKNMSNILYHALIGRSSSSSPPLLHETTSSNSKGIDKIPPPFSSAQIIPTSEFQFSSLSSFDTNNAFDHHFAGNLESMEESTIISVNAQGGAWEMDLPNYWSWNDIDALTSADLSLSWDDDEEDKPFIKP, encoded by the coding sequence ATGGGATTGAGCAGCAAACAGGTTTCGGGCGATCAAACTCTGGATTGGGGCCAAACGTTCCTACAGTCTGCGGCGGCGGAGACGTCGAAACCGCCGCCTCAAGCGGAGGCGTTGAAGTGCCCGAGGTGCGCTTCCACCAACACCAAATTCTGCTACTACAACAACTACAACAAATCTCAGCCTCGCCATTTCTGCAAATCCTGCAAGCGCCACTGGACCAAAGGCGGCACCCTCCGCAACATCCTCGTCGGCGCCGCCCGCAAAAACAAACGCCCTAGGGTTTCCAAACCCGCCAAATCCCCGCCCGCCGCCGCCGTCTCGACCGGGCAGAAAAACATGTCAAACATTCTCTACCACGCATTGATCGGCCGCTCGTcctcgtcgtcgccgccgctgcTGCATGAAACGACGTCGTCGAATTCGAAAGGTATCGACAAAATTCCTCCCCCTTTCAGCAGCGCTCAGATTATTCCAACCTCCGAATTTCAATTCTCGAGCTTAAGCAGCTTCGACACGAATAATGCATTTGATCATCACTTCGCCGGAAATCTCGAGTCGATGGAGGAGTCGACAATCATCAGCGTGAATGCTCAGGGAGGGGCGTGGGAGATGGATTTGCCGAATTATTGGAGCTGGAACGACATCGATGCGTTGACTTCGGCTGATCTGAGTTTGTCGTgggatgatgatgaagaagacaagCCATTCATCAAACCCTAA